In Flavobacterium endoglycinae, one DNA window encodes the following:
- a CDS encoding glycosyl hydrolase family 18 protein, protein MIKNKALLGILFYISSLFSVYSCTTQKDDNPEESKIKTARVVGYLSSDSFDKMTSIEYCKLTHLNIAFANPDKDGNLIFNGNIDAVIQYAKSVNPNIKICISLAGGVISQEQAANWSSLIDKSENRPAFIQHIIQFTEIHKLDGVDVDLEWDAVTTGYSGFVTELRKALPINKLLTAALPNNTRFVNISNSTLNAFDFLNIMAYDSTGPWSPNKVEQHSSFDFAKNGIEFWHKLQNVPSEKLTLGVPFYGYNFTFTPVTSSTYGDIVAAGTQLADQDELGKLYYNGRPTIARKVEYASENTGGIMIWELTQDSFTEYSLLDVVHKKYTALKTKTSGLCGN, encoded by the coding sequence ATGATAAAAAATAAAGCCTTATTAGGCATCCTTTTTTATATCAGTTCTCTTTTTTCAGTTTACAGTTGTACAACTCAAAAAGATGATAATCCAGAAGAATCAAAAATAAAAACAGCAAGAGTCGTTGGTTATTTATCATCGGATAGTTTTGACAAAATGACCTCGATTGAATATTGTAAGTTGACACACTTAAATATTGCTTTTGCAAATCCAGATAAAGACGGAAATTTGATTTTCAACGGAAATATTGATGCTGTGATTCAATACGCAAAATCAGTGAATCCTAATATTAAAATTTGTATTTCTCTGGCAGGCGGAGTTATATCGCAAGAGCAAGCGGCAAATTGGTCGTCACTAATTGATAAATCAGAAAACAGACCCGCGTTTATTCAGCATATTATTCAGTTTACCGAAATTCACAAATTAGACGGTGTTGATGTTGATCTCGAATGGGATGCTGTTACAACGGGCTACAGCGGTTTTGTAACCGAATTGCGAAAAGCTCTTCCAATAAATAAGCTGCTAACGGCTGCATTACCTAATAATACCCGATTTGTAAACATAAGCAATTCGACTCTTAATGCTTTTGACTTTTTAAACATTATGGCTTATGACAGCACTGGACCTTGGAGTCCAAACAAAGTGGAGCAGCACAGTTCGTTTGATTTTGCAAAAAATGGTATCGAATTTTGGCACAAACTTCAAAATGTGCCTTCAGAAAAACTAACACTTGGTGTTCCCTTTTATGGATACAATTTTACATTTACGCCTGTTACAAGTTCAACATACGGAGACATAGTTGCCGCAGGAACACAATTAGCAGATCAGGACGAATTAGGTAAGCTATATTACAACGGCAGGCCTACGATCGCTCGGAAAGTTGAATATGCTTCTGAAAATACGGGAGGAATAATGATATGGGAACTTACCCAAGATTCATTTACTGAATATTCTCTCTTAGATGTTGTTCACAAAAAATATACAGCATTAAAAACAAAAACATCAGGATTGTGCGGTAATTAA
- a CDS encoding SusC/RagA family TonB-linked outer membrane protein encodes MKKIFLIFMIAFTAQVTLAQVKSIKGVITDADGMPLPGASVAVQGGQKGATTDFDGLYSIEAQKGQTLVFSYVGLETQSIVVGDAATINVKMQQAASNALNEVVVTSLGIKKTRKSLTYAAQELKGEELTRVRDVNVINTIAGKIAGVAVTKSSSGTGGSTKVVIRGNSSVSNNQPLYVIDGIPLYNGTSGQPNDSFGSTSTGNRDGGDVVSLINPDDYEGMTVLKGAAASVLYGSQGANGVILLSSKKAKAGQPTITASSVTTFETAAYLPKFQSDYVAATGADESWGAKQKTKDHVKDFFETGNTQITSVGYSTAAENSSTAFTYANTSGSGVMPGNSIKKNNFGIRQTAKFFDDKLNFAANANYTTQTIINKPVNGFYFNPLTGVYLMPRGNDFNYYKNNFEVFNANRNLMAQNWMTNRDIMQNPYWGINRNKSEDDNNFFNGALSLTYKANNWLSIAARYSYNRIESAFDKKIYATTQGTISHENGRYYVENALSTQRYGDLIATINTKFGDNFSFNANVGTSINNTLGNQKTILDSGIGGGLKYANWFTLQNFNNNSGNYQTIDSRKEVQSVFAATTFGYKDMLFLDLAARNDWSSTLANTGSASYFYPSVGVTAIISEMTKLPDFINYGKVRATYAEVGNDIYPFVTVPTYYYTPGVTDPKPKVAPKEGTTLKPELKSEYELGTEWRMFNNRFTFELSYYNSETKNQYLQVVAPKGNALGVDFYGINAGSIENKGFEAVVTAGIFRGDKFSWDSSVNFSQNKNKVKEIPTELGGRVNLTEAGVNSYRYALIEGRPFGVIEGINIKKDAQGRMLLNDDGTIQKTDFQEVGNSNPDFMLGFSNSFKIGSFFANVLIDGRFGGEVMSLTEAQNDSFGVSRATGDARNAGGVKVNAVRASDGTAVSTMDAQLYYTQVGGRAGITGEYVYDATNVSVREVSIGYNFNAKKLPFIKTASVSLIARNLFFIYKDAPFDPNIALSTGEGLQGVDIYGLPSTRSIGLNLNVTF; translated from the coding sequence ATGAAAAAAATTTTCTTAATCTTTATGATTGCTTTTACGGCGCAAGTTACGCTTGCACAAGTAAAAAGTATCAAAGGTGTGATTACAGATGCTGATGGGATGCCATTACCAGGGGCGTCTGTTGCTGTGCAGGGAGGTCAAAAGGGAGCTACGACAGATTTTGACGGATTGTACTCTATTGAAGCACAAAAAGGCCAGACATTAGTTTTTAGTTATGTAGGTCTTGAAACACAATCAATAGTTGTAGGAGATGCTGCTACAATTAATGTAAAAATGCAACAAGCAGCTTCAAATGCTCTTAACGAAGTAGTAGTTACTTCTCTGGGTATTAAGAAAACAAGAAAATCTTTGACTTATGCGGCTCAGGAGCTTAAAGGAGAAGAGTTAACCAGAGTTAGAGATGTAAACGTTATTAATACAATAGCAGGTAAAATTGCCGGTGTTGCTGTAACTAAAAGTTCAAGTGGTACAGGAGGATCTACAAAAGTTGTAATTAGAGGTAACTCTTCAGTTTCTAATAATCAGCCTTTGTATGTAATCGACGGTATTCCATTGTATAACGGTACTTCTGGACAACCAAATGATTCTTTTGGTAGTACCTCTACTGGTAACCGTGATGGTGGTGATGTTGTTTCATTAATAAACCCAGATGATTACGAAGGAATGACAGTTTTAAAAGGTGCTGCAGCATCTGTTCTTTACGGAAGCCAAGGAGCAAACGGAGTTATCTTATTATCTTCTAAAAAAGCAAAAGCAGGTCAGCCAACAATTACAGCATCATCTGTAACTACTTTCGAAACAGCTGCTTATTTACCAAAATTCCAATCTGATTATGTTGCTGCGACTGGGGCTGATGAAAGCTGGGGAGCTAAGCAAAAAACAAAAGATCACGTAAAAGACTTTTTCGAAACAGGTAATACTCAAATTACTTCAGTAGGTTATTCAACTGCAGCTGAAAATTCTTCTACAGCATTTACATACGCAAACACATCTGGTTCAGGAGTAATGCCTGGAAACAGTATTAAGAAAAATAATTTTGGTATTCGTCAGACAGCAAAATTCTTTGATGATAAATTAAATTTTGCTGCAAACGCAAACTATACTACACAAACTATCATAAACAAACCAGTTAACGGTTTCTACTTTAACCCTTTAACAGGTGTTTATTTAATGCCAAGAGGAAACGATTTCAACTACTATAAAAACAATTTTGAAGTTTTTAATGCCAACAGAAATTTAATGGCTCAAAACTGGATGACTAATAGAGATATTATGCAGAATCCATATTGGGGAATCAACAGAAATAAATCTGAAGATGATAATAATTTCTTCAACGGAGCATTATCATTAACTTATAAAGCGAACAATTGGTTAAGTATCGCTGCCAGATATAGTTATAATAGAATTGAAAGTGCTTTTGACAAAAAAATCTATGCTACTACACAAGGAACAATTTCTCACGAAAATGGTAGATATTATGTAGAAAATGCTTTAAGTACACAACGTTATGGAGATTTAATTGCTACAATTAACACAAAATTTGGTGACAACTTTAGTTTTAATGCCAATGTTGGTACCAGTATTAATAACACTTTAGGAAATCAAAAAACGATTCTTGATTCTGGAATTGGAGGAGGTTTAAAATATGCTAACTGGTTTACATTACAAAACTTCAACAACAATTCTGGAAACTACCAGACAATTGATTCAAGAAAAGAAGTACAGTCAGTATTTGCAGCTACAACATTTGGATACAAAGACATGTTATTCTTAGATCTTGCGGCAAGAAATGACTGGTCATCAACTTTAGCAAATACAGGTTCTGCAAGTTATTTTTATCCATCTGTTGGGGTAACAGCTATCATTAGTGAAATGACTAAATTACCTGATTTTATTAACTATGGTAAAGTTCGTGCTACATATGCTGAAGTAGGTAATGATATTTATCCTTTCGTAACAGTTCCAACTTACTACTATACTCCAGGAGTAACGGATCCAAAACCAAAAGTGGCTCCAAAAGAAGGAACTACATTAAAGCCTGAATTAAAATCAGAGTATGAACTTGGTACAGAGTGGAGAATGTTCAATAACAGATTCACTTTTGAGTTATCATACTACAATTCAGAAACTAAAAACCAATATTTACAAGTTGTTGCTCCAAAAGGAAATGCATTAGGAGTAGATTTCTACGGAATCAATGCAGGAAGTATCGAAAACAAAGGTTTTGAAGCAGTTGTTACTGCGGGAATTTTTAGAGGAGATAAATTCTCTTGGGATTCAAGCGTAAACTTCTCACAAAACAAAAATAAAGTAAAAGAAATTCCAACAGAATTAGGAGGAAGAGTAAACTTAACAGAAGCAGGTGTAAACAGTTACAGATATGCATTAATTGAAGGTAGACCGTTTGGGGTTATTGAAGGTATCAACATCAAAAAAGATGCTCAAGGCAGAATGTTGTTAAACGATGACGGAACTATCCAGAAAACAGATTTCCAAGAAGTTGGAAACTCTAATCCAGATTTCATGTTAGGTTTTTCTAACTCATTTAAAATTGGTTCATTCTTCGCTAACGTATTAATCGATGGTCGTTTTGGAGGAGAAGTAATGAGTTTAACTGAAGCACAAAATGACTCTTTCGGGGTGTCTAGAGCTACTGGAGATGCAAGAAATGCAGGTGGTGTAAAAGTAAATGCGGTGAGAGCTAGTGACGGAACTGCAGTTTCTACAATGGATGCTCAATTATATTATACTCAAGTGGGTGGTAGAGCAGGTATTACTGGTGAGTATGTATATGATGCAACAAATGTAAGTGTGAGAGAAGTTTCTATCGGATATAATTTCAATGCTAAAAAATTACCATTTATTAAAACGGCAAGCGTTTCTTTAATAGCTAGAAACCTATTCTTTATCTATAAAGATGCTCCGTTTGACCCAAACATTGCATTAAGTACAGGCGAAGGATTACAAGGTGTTGATATTTATGGATTACCATCTACAAGAAGTATCGGGCTTAATTTAAATGTAACATTCTAA
- a CDS encoding RagB/SusD family nutrient uptake outer membrane protein codes for MKLNTIKRTAICILLLAAVGCTGDFEDINTNPNGITPELFEQDFNHIKGGFAPMFNNIYVYTPEWVYQLQQNLNSDIWSGYMATPTGFAGGINNTTYSLVDGWNGFIWDYAYSNVMFNAYDIAQKSKGKYDQFYALSLILKVEGMHRLTDTFGPIIYSKFGSTESTIEYDSQEEVYNQMFSELDFAVAELTKRVDAGEASSFTSTDLSNYKGDYKAWVKFANTLRLRLAMRIVKKNPALAKTQAEKAVAHKFGVFTTNADLFKIVSPVYTNPLATISGAWLDIRMSADMESILGGYQDPRIESYFDVSTQFPGQYKGVRTGIDIAAKSDHQDFSGLGALIRSKEVILMTTAEAYFLRAEGALRGWNMGDNAESLYKKGITASFEQHGAAGAAAYIADNVKLPKAYVDPNFPVNNSLAVNNVTVAWDDLATNEVKLQKIITQKWIAGFPEGQEAWSEYRRTGYPKLFPVLKNYSGGSITTQYGVRRINYVQSEKAGNSGGVASGVSKLGGPDNGGTRVWWDVNAPNF; via the coding sequence ATGAAATTAAATACTATTAAAAGAACAGCTATCTGTATATTATTACTCGCAGCAGTTGGGTGTACAGGTGATTTTGAAGATATTAATACCAATCCTAATGGTATTACACCTGAACTATTTGAACAAGACTTCAATCATATTAAAGGAGGTTTTGCTCCAATGTTTAACAACATTTATGTATACACTCCAGAATGGGTTTACCAGTTACAGCAAAACTTAAACAGTGATATCTGGTCTGGTTACATGGCAACTCCAACAGGTTTTGCTGGAGGAATTAACAATACCACTTATTCATTAGTTGATGGATGGAATGGATTTATCTGGGATTATGCATACAGTAACGTAATGTTTAATGCTTACGATATTGCACAAAAATCAAAAGGGAAGTACGATCAGTTTTACGCTCTTTCATTGATTTTAAAAGTTGAAGGAATGCACAGATTGACAGATACTTTTGGACCAATCATTTATTCTAAATTTGGATCAACTGAATCAACAATTGAATACGATTCTCAAGAAGAAGTATACAACCAAATGTTTAGTGAGTTAGATTTTGCTGTTGCAGAATTAACAAAAAGAGTCGATGCCGGAGAAGCTTCAAGCTTTACATCAACGGATTTATCTAACTACAAAGGAGATTATAAAGCTTGGGTAAAATTTGCAAACACATTACGTTTAAGATTAGCAATGCGTATTGTAAAAAAGAATCCGGCACTAGCAAAAACGCAAGCTGAAAAAGCCGTGGCGCATAAATTTGGAGTTTTCACAACAAATGCTGATTTATTTAAAATCGTATCTCCAGTTTATACAAACCCACTTGCAACCATTAGTGGCGCATGGTTAGACATTAGAATGTCAGCTGATATGGAATCAATTTTAGGAGGATATCAAGATCCAAGAATCGAATCTTATTTTGATGTTTCAACTCAATTCCCTGGACAGTATAAAGGAGTTCGTACTGGTATCGATATCGCTGCTAAGTCAGATCACCAAGATTTTTCTGGACTTGGAGCACTTATTAGATCAAAAGAAGTTATTTTAATGACTACTGCAGAAGCTTATTTCTTAAGAGCTGAAGGAGCATTAAGAGGATGGAATATGGGAGACAATGCTGAATCTTTATACAAAAAAGGAATTACAGCTTCTTTCGAACAGCACGGAGCTGCAGGAGCTGCAGCATATATCGCAGATAATGTAAAATTACCAAAAGCCTATGTAGATCCAAACTTCCCAGTAAACAATTCACTTGCAGTAAACAATGTTACTGTTGCTTGGGACGATCTTGCTACAAATGAGGTTAAATTACAAAAAATTATCACTCAAAAATGGATTGCAGGTTTCCCTGAAGGACAAGAAGCATGGTCTGAATACAGAAGAACTGGATATCCTAAATTATTCCCAGTGCTTAAAAATTATAGTGGAGGATCAATTACAACTCAGTATGGTGTAAGAAGAATTAACTATGTTCAATCTGAAAAAGCAGGTAACTCTGGTGGTGTTGCTTCTGGAGTATCAAAACTTGGCGGACCTGATAATGGTGGAACAAGAGTTTGGTGGGATGTAAATGCTCCTAACTTCTAA
- the nagB gene encoding glucosamine-6-phosphate deaminase — MKSALEIKPDISYKSAGKFEETRFEKIHNEIFKSSAEASVIVAQEIAQLIRSKQEKNKSCVLGLATGSSPIKVYEELVRMHREEGLSFSNVITFNLDEYYPMNKENNQSYHYFMHQHLFNHIDINPENINIPDGTVSIEELNQYCIDYEMNIKQAGGLDFQLLGIGRTGHVGFNEPGSHINSGTRIITLDHITRVDASSDFNGIDNVPKRAITMGVSTIMRSKRIVLMAWGQNKADIIKRTIQGDISSEVPATFLQNHPNATFVLDQSAASELTRFKTPWLVGECIWTQELKSKAIVWLCQKTKQSILKLTDRDYNNNGMSDLLAQEGSAYDMNINMFNILQHTITGWPGGKPNTDDSHRPERANPAKKRVILFSPHPDDDVISMGGTFSKLIKQGHDVHVVYQTSGNIAVTDDEALKFAEVCNDFVGADLPKDINFKSVIEFLNNKSENQIDSLEVRKLKGLIRRRESYAATRYIGLKDENTHFLDLPFYETGQVKKNPLGPEDIAIVKEIIARIKPHQVFAAGDLADPHGTHEVCLNAIFAAMKELKPEKYMDDCWLWLYRGAWHEWDIHEIDMAVPLSPSEVLLKRHAILYHQSQKDRVMFQGNDSREFWVRAEDRNKNTAILYDELGLAEYEAIEAFKRFDY, encoded by the coding sequence ATGAAAAGTGCCTTAGAAATAAAACCTGATATCAGCTATAAGAGCGCCGGTAAATTTGAAGAAACAAGATTTGAAAAAATTCACAACGAAATCTTCAAGAGTTCTGCTGAAGCTTCGGTAATTGTTGCGCAGGAAATCGCTCAATTAATTAGATCTAAGCAGGAAAAAAATAAATCTTGCGTGCTTGGTTTAGCAACAGGATCTTCTCCTATAAAAGTATACGAGGAGTTAGTTAGAATGCACAGAGAAGAAGGACTAAGTTTTAGCAATGTAATCACTTTTAATCTGGATGAATATTATCCAATGAATAAAGAGAATAATCAAAGCTATCATTATTTCATGCATCAGCATCTCTTTAATCATATTGACATTAACCCTGAAAATATTAATATTCCTGATGGTACAGTTTCAATTGAAGAATTGAATCAGTATTGCATCGACTATGAAATGAATATTAAACAAGCCGGTGGACTTGATTTTCAGTTATTAGGAATTGGTCGTACGGGTCACGTTGGATTTAACGAACCGGGATCTCACATCAATTCTGGAACAAGAATTATTACTCTGGATCATATTACGAGAGTCGACGCTTCTTCTGATTTTAATGGTATTGATAACGTTCCCAAACGTGCCATTACCATGGGAGTTTCTACCATTATGAGATCTAAGAGAATTGTATTAATGGCTTGGGGGCAAAACAAAGCCGATATCATCAAAAGAACTATTCAAGGTGATATTAGCTCTGAAGTACCTGCTACCTTTTTACAAAATCATCCAAACGCAACTTTCGTTTTGGACCAGTCAGCCGCATCAGAGCTAACACGTTTTAAAACACCATGGCTTGTTGGAGAATGTATATGGACACAAGAATTAAAAAGTAAAGCAATTGTTTGGCTTTGCCAGAAAACCAAACAATCTATTTTAAAATTGACAGACCGTGATTACAACAACAACGGAATGTCTGATTTACTGGCACAGGAAGGTTCTGCTTACGATATGAACATCAATATGTTTAATATCCTGCAGCACACTATTACTGGATGGCCGGGCGGAAAACCGAATACAGATGATTCGCATCGACCTGAAAGAGCTAATCCTGCTAAAAAACGAGTGATTCTTTTCAGTCCGCATCCAGATGATGACGTGATTTCGATGGGAGGAACTTTTTCAAAATTGATAAAACAAGGCCACGATGTACATGTTGTATATCAAACCTCTGGAAATATTGCCGTTACTGATGACGAAGCTTTAAAATTTGCTGAAGTATGTAATGATTTTGTAGGCGCAGATCTGCCAAAGGACATCAACTTCAAATCAGTAATTGAGTTTTTGAATAACAAATCAGAAAATCAAATCGACTCTCTTGAAGTTCGAAAATTAAAAGGATTAATCAGAAGAAGAGAATCGTATGCCGCAACAAGATATATCGGATTAAAAGATGAAAATACACACTTTTTAGACCTTCCGTTTTATGAAACTGGACAAGTTAAAAAGAATCCGCTTGGGCCAGAAGATATTGCAATTGTAAAAGAAATTATTGCCAGAATCAAACCGCATCAAGTTTTTGCAGCTGGTGATTTGGCTGATCCGCACGGAACTCATGAAGTTTGTTTAAATGCCATTTTTGCAGCAATGAAGGAATTAAAACCAGAAAAATATATGGATGACTGCTGGTTATGGCTTTACAGAGGAGCTTGGCATGAGTGGGATATACATGAAATCGATATGGCAGTGCCGCTTTCTCCATCAGAAGTATTATTGAAACGCCACGCTATTTTATACCATCAGTCTCAAAAAGACAGGGTTATGTTTCAAGGAAATGACTCTCGTGAATTCTGGGTTAGGGCAGAAGACCGAAATAAAAATACAGCGATTTTATACGATGAGTTAGGATTGGCTGAATATGAAGCGATTGAAGCTTTTAAACGTTTTGATTATTAA
- a CDS encoding beta-N-acetylhexosaminidase has product MKYLFVLLLAGVTASAQVQKEQLNLMPWPQNVVVNEGNFTVTKNFRVNISGNPNPRIFGGVTRFLRRLDGRTGIFFEQGFITKLNEFPNAELQINCDKNGKIGLYEDESYHLDIQKNKITINATSDLGALHALETLLQLLQNDSKSFYFPVSKISDFPRFTWRGLMIDASRHFQPVDVIKRNLDGLAAMKMNVFHWHLVDDQGWRIETKKHPKLIELASDGLYYTQEEIRNIVKYADERGILIVPEIDVPGHGSAILTAYPEIGSKVITLTGGTAEKNIEGTAISTYGIERNAGIFSPTLDPSNPKTYKILSELFDEVCPLFPGAYFHIGGDENEGKDWDANPKIQEFKKKHNLKTNHELQTYFTMQLAPMLKKHGKQLMGWEEILTKDLSREAIVHSWRGPNEGVAAGQSLVDAVKKGYKTVLSNGYYIDLMYPVASHYLNDPMPKGADLSAEEKARILGGEATMWTELTTPETIDSRIWPRTAAIAERLWSAENITDLASMRKRLDNVSFRLEELGLTHLKNKDVILRNIANNQNISSLNEFTNVCEPLKGYTRNKGGTEYQMYSPFTLFADACTPDAKDSLAFNEAVNQYLANKTPENKAKVTAFFNKWIALNKELFDLGANAPLVQPILPLSKKLSDASQELLLVLENKSTLKTADLKNLIEQCNTKDHADVELSVYESLKKLI; this is encoded by the coding sequence ATGAAATATTTATTTGTACTACTATTAGCGGGTGTAACTGCCAGTGCTCAAGTTCAAAAAGAGCAGCTAAATTTAATGCCATGGCCTCAAAATGTTGTTGTAAACGAAGGGAATTTTACTGTAACTAAAAACTTTAGAGTAAACATTTCTGGAAATCCAAACCCAAGAATTTTTGGTGGGGTAACTCGTTTTCTGCGCCGGCTGGATGGTAGAACAGGTATCTTTTTCGAACAAGGTTTTATTACAAAATTAAACGAATTCCCTAATGCAGAATTACAAATAAACTGCGATAAAAACGGAAAGATAGGTCTATATGAAGACGAAAGTTATCATTTAGATATCCAAAAAAACAAAATAACAATTAATGCCACCAGCGATTTAGGTGCTTTGCATGCATTAGAAACTTTATTGCAGTTGCTGCAAAATGACAGTAAATCATTTTACTTTCCAGTTTCTAAAATTTCAGATTTTCCAAGATTTACTTGGAGAGGTTTAATGATTGATGCTTCAAGACACTTTCAGCCAGTTGATGTCATCAAAAGAAATTTAGATGGATTAGCAGCCATGAAAATGAACGTTTTCCATTGGCATTTAGTGGATGATCAAGGATGGAGAATAGAAACCAAAAAACATCCAAAGTTAATAGAACTCGCTTCGGACGGATTGTATTACACACAGGAAGAAATTAGAAATATCGTAAAATATGCCGATGAGCGCGGTATTTTAATAGTTCCAGAAATAGATGTTCCAGGTCATGGATCGGCAATACTTACGGCTTACCCAGAAATAGGGAGCAAAGTGATTACACTGACTGGAGGAACAGCCGAAAAAAATATTGAAGGTACCGCAATCAGTACCTATGGAATTGAAAGAAATGCTGGGATTTTTTCACCAACATTAGATCCTTCAAATCCTAAAACGTATAAAATTTTAAGTGAACTTTTTGATGAGGTATGCCCATTATTTCCTGGAGCTTATTTTCACATTGGGGGTGATGAAAATGAAGGGAAAGACTGGGATGCCAACCCAAAAATTCAAGAATTCAAAAAGAAACATAATTTAAAAACCAACCACGAATTACAAACTTATTTTACTATGCAGCTGGCACCAATGCTTAAAAAACATGGAAAACAGCTAATGGGATGGGAAGAAATTTTAACCAAAGACCTTTCAAGAGAAGCGATTGTACATTCATGGAGAGGACCAAACGAAGGAGTTGCCGCTGGCCAATCGTTAGTTGATGCTGTAAAAAAAGGTTATAAAACAGTTCTTTCAAATGGTTATTATATTGATTTAATGTATCCCGTAGCAAGTCATTATTTAAATGATCCAATGCCGAAAGGTGCCGATTTATCTGCTGAGGAAAAAGCTAGAATTTTAGGCGGTGAAGCCACAATGTGGACAGAACTAACTACGCCAGAAACTATTGATTCTAGAATTTGGCCAAGAACAGCAGCAATTGCAGAAAGACTTTGGTCAGCAGAAAACATTACCGATTTAGCAAGCATGCGCAAACGTTTGGATAATGTTTCATTTAGACTAGAAGAATTAGGTCTTACACACCTTAAAAATAAAGATGTTATTCTTAGAAATATTGCCAATAACCAAAACATAAGTTCACTAAATGAATTTACAAATGTATGTGAACCATTAAAAGGATATACAAGAAATAAAGGAGGTACAGAATACCAAATGTATTCACCATTTACCCTTTTTGCAGATGCTTGTACACCAGATGCCAAAGATTCGCTTGCTTTTAATGAAGCAGTAAATCAGTATTTAGCAAACAAAACGCCAGAAAACAAAGCAAAAGTGACCGCATTTTTTAATAAATGGATTGCACTTAATAAAGAATTGTTTGATTTAGGGGCCAATGCTCCATTAGTACAGCCAATTCTGCCTTTGTCAAAAAAATTAAGTGATGCATCGCAGGAATTATTACTGGTTTTAGAAAACAAATCAACTTTGAAAACAGCTGATTTAAAAAACCTGATTGAACAATGCAATACAAAAGATCATGCTGACGTAGAATTGTCAGTTTATGAAAGTTTAAAGAAACTAATTTAG